CACCGCTAGAACCTCAAAAGGTAATAGACGAATATCTAAGGTTTGCGGAAAGGTTGCGGCCCTATGTGGTCGATACCTCGCTGAAAATTTACGATGCGGTTCAGCGACGGCGTAATATTTTATTTGAGGGCGCACAAGGTACACTTCTAGATTTAGATCACGGAACTTATCCCTACGTCACATCTTCTAACCCGGTAGCGGGAGGGGCTTGCGTTGGTACAGGACTAGGCCCGACAATGATTGACCGGGTGATTGGGGTAGCAAAAGCCTACACCACTCGGGTTGGTGAAGGGCCCTTCCCTACAGAATTAGATGGGGAATTAGGAGAATTGTTGTGCGATCGTGGTGCAGAATTTGGTACAACCACTGGACGCAAACGCCGGTGTGGCTGGTTTGATGCAGTCATTGGTCGCTATGCTGTGCGTATCAATGGCTTAGACTGTCTGGCAATCACAAAACTAGATGTCCTCGATGAACTAGAGGAAATCAAAGTTTGTACTGCCTATGAGATAGACGGCGAACGCTGTGAACATTTTCCCACCAGCGCCCGAAAGTTTGCTCAGTGTCGTCCTATTTACAAAACCTTGCCTGGGTGGCAACAGTCTACAAGTAACTGCCGTTCTTTGGATGATCTGCCACGACAAGCATTGGATTATCTCAAATTTTTGGCAGAATTAATGGAAGTGCCGATCGCGATTGTTTCTTTAGGAGCCAGCCGCGATCAAACTATCATTGTCGAAGACCCTATACATGGCCCTAAACGGGCTTTGCTACATGCTGATGGCTCTCCAGCTTCCTTGCTGAGTGCCTAGTCTAGGGGTAGGGGAGCGGAGAATTAGGGGCAAGGAGGACAAGGAGGACAAGGGAGAGATGAAATACTCTCTGCGTCACTGTGTCTTTTCCCAATCCCCGATCCCCAATTCCCTTGTTTGTCGATTCACAACTAACAATTTCTATGGAACTTACGATTGATTGTAAAAAGCGGCCAGAAGGTAGCAAGCCTAATGCTTTGCGTCGTTCTGGGTTAATACCTGCTAATTTGTACGGTCACAAAGGTAGCGAGTCTGTTTCTTTAGTTGTTGATGCTAAGACTGTTGAGCAGTTGCTCAAAAAGGCTCGTGTCAACAAAACTGAGTTTGAACTTAATGTAACAGATTTGGATTGGCGCGGTACAACCGTGATCCGGGAAGTTCAAACTCATCCGGCTAAGGGGACACCTTATCATTTGAGTTTTTTTGCTTCCAGCAAAGGTTGATACAGTTTGTCATAATTGCTGATGGAACCAGGGTTTTCACCCTGGTTTTTTATTGATTGAACCGTGAAGACGCGAAGGACGCGAAGGAAGGAGATGACAGAGGTTTTAGTTCCACCTTTAATTCAGCAGATGTTGCAGCCTGGGTTTTATCCTCATCCGGTGCAGGAACCAGTGAAGTTAATTCAGACGCATGTTTCTTATGTGTTGTTAACTGGGGATTTTGTTTATAAGTTGAAGAAGCCAGTAAATTTTGGCTTTTTGGATTATTCGACTTTGGAAAAGCGCCAGCATTTTTGTGAGGAGGAGTTAAGGTTAAATCAACGGGGTGCGCCGGAACTTTATTTGGAAGTATTGCCTATTGCTTTGGTAGGTGAGCAATATCAATTAGGGGGAACCCAAGCGGTAGAGTATGCGTTAAAGATGCGTCAGTTTCCCCAAGAGGCGTTGTTGAGTGAGATGTTTGAGCAGGGGAAGTTAGAGGAGAGGCACATAGCGGAATTGGGACGGGTAGTAGCGGAATTTCATGGGAAAACTGTTACTAATGATTACATTCGTTCTTTTGGGGAAGTATCACAAGTCCAGGCTGCGTTTGACGAAAATTACCAGCAAACGGAAAAGTATATTAGTGGGCCACAGACACAGGTACAGTTTGAGGAAACGAAGAAATATACAGATCAATTTTTTGCAGAGCGTGGGGAACTGTTTAAAAGTCGTATTGCCAACGACTATATTAGGGAATGTCATGGTGATTTGCACTTAAGAAATATTGCGCTATGGCAAGATAGAATTTTGCTATTTGACTGCATTGAGTTTAATGAGCCGTTTCGCTTTGTTGATGTGATGTACGATGTGGCGTTTACGGTCATGGATTTGGAAGCGCGGCAGTCTCAAGATTTGGCTAATGTGTTTTTGAATACTTATATTGAGCAAACTGGGGATTGGGAAGGTTTACAGGTATTACCTTTGTATTTAAGTCGCCAGGCATATGTCAGGGCGAAAGTAACTTCGTTTTTACTGGATGATCCGGGTGTACCAACAGAAGCTAAGCAGGAGGCGACGAAAACTGCTGCTGCTTATTACAAACAGGCGTGGGAGTATACTCAGCCACGTCAAGGACAGCTAATTTTAATGTCAGGGGTATCTGGTTCCGGAAAGAGTACGACGGCTCGGTATTTAGCTCCACAGATAGGAGCAATTCATATTCGTTCTGATGCAGTGCGGAAACATTTGGCGGGTATTTCTCTACTGCAACGCGGTGGAGATGATTTGTATACCCCCGAGATGACTCAGAAAACCTATACACGCTTGCTGGAATTGGGAATAATGCTGGCTAGTCAAGGTTTTAATGTAATTTTAGATGCCAAGTATGATCGCCAGCAGTTACGACAAGAAGCGATCGCTCAAGCCCAAGCTAAGCAAATACCTTTAGATATTTTGTATTGCACAGCACCACATAATGTATTGCAACAACGTCTACAACAGCGTACTGGTGATATTGCTGATGCAAATGCTGATTTGTTGGCGTCACAACTTGATGCTGCTGAGACTTGGACTGAAAAAGAAAAACCATTTGTGAAAATTTTGGACACAACTCAACCAATACAGGCACAATTAAAGGAAATATTTAACTAATAGCCTTAACAGTGAATTTGAGATTTTGGAATTTGGATTTTAGATCGGCAGTTATTAGTGATTAGGAAAGTAATTGTTAGTAATCGGCTTGATGCTCATTAATCCAAAATCCAAAATCCAAAATCCGAAATCCAAAATCCAAAATCGGTTGACCTTATGGCACCACAAAAGAACAATTTCAACCAATTTCTCTCGATTTCACCCAATTTTTTAAATCAAATTCTATTTGGGATCTTTTTAACACTCATTTTTTTGGTGGTACGTTATCCACTACCTGTGAGTCTTTTCTTAGGCATATTAGGTGGTTTAGCCGTAGGCTGGCTAACTACTGCTAGCAAAGGTACTCCCCAAGGTGATTCAATAGCCTCTTCTGAGGGTATTGATGCAGGATTAAAATACTGGTTATTTTTCTTACTCGGCTTTGTGTTTTTGGGATATCAACCATCCGTAAGTATCTTACTGGGTTCATTAGCTGGTATTGGTGGAGGCTGGATTATTGCTTGGTGGAAAAGCAAGGAAGAGACTAGAACTCAAATCCCCGAGGAATTAATAGATGAAACACAACTAGAATTACCTCCTACCCCAACTGTCAAGCGACGAGTTAGAAAACCTACACGTCGTTACCGTCGTTCTTCTGGAGGTTCCAACTGGCCACAATTTTGGCGCAGGTAATAAAGTTTTGTTAGTGGTTAGTGGTTAGTAGTTAGTGATTTGTTTTCTCCCCTGTCCTCCTTGTCTCCTTTGTCCCTAATCCCCAGTCCCTCCCATGTTCTTGTATCTCTCAAAGTTGCTACCACTATTTTTTTATCCTTTGGGGCTTGCTAGCGTTTGTTTGCTGGTAGCACTGTTCATGTTGTGGAAACGTCCTCGCACAGCAGCGATCGCTATTACCTTGGCGCTAGTGATATTGTTATTAAGTAGTAATGCCTGGATTGCTGATTTACTGGTGCGATCACTAGAATGGCAACATCT
Above is a genomic segment from Fischerella sp. JS2 containing:
- a CDS encoding AAA family ATPase, with the translated sequence MTEVLVPPLIQQMLQPGFYPHPVQEPVKLIQTHVSYVLLTGDFVYKLKKPVNFGFLDYSTLEKRQHFCEEELRLNQRGAPELYLEVLPIALVGEQYQLGGTQAVEYALKMRQFPQEALLSEMFEQGKLEERHIAELGRVVAEFHGKTVTNDYIRSFGEVSQVQAAFDENYQQTEKYISGPQTQVQFEETKKYTDQFFAERGELFKSRIANDYIRECHGDLHLRNIALWQDRILLFDCIEFNEPFRFVDVMYDVAFTVMDLEARQSQDLANVFLNTYIEQTGDWEGLQVLPLYLSRQAYVRAKVTSFLLDDPGVPTEAKQEATKTAAAYYKQAWEYTQPRQGQLILMSGVSGSGKSTTARYLAPQIGAIHIRSDAVRKHLAGISLLQRGGDDLYTPEMTQKTYTRLLELGIMLASQGFNVILDAKYDRQQLRQEAIAQAQAKQIPLDILYCTAPHNVLQQRLQQRTGDIADANADLLASQLDAAETWTEKEKPFVKILDTTQPIQAQLKEIFN
- a CDS encoding adenylosuccinate synthase; this translates as MANVIVIGAQWGDEGKGKITDLLSRSADVVVRYQGGVNAGHTIVVKGQTFKLHLIPSGILYPDTECIIGCGTVIDPQVLIAELDQIEKLGISTKNLLIAETAHVTMPYHRLIDQASEERRGNHKIGTTGRGIGPTYADKSERTGIRMLDLMDPQGLRDQLEWTINYKNVILEKLYNLPPLEPQKVIDEYLRFAERLRPYVVDTSLKIYDAVQRRRNILFEGAQGTLLDLDHGTYPYVTSSNPVAGGACVGTGLGPTMIDRVIGVAKAYTTRVGEGPFPTELDGELGELLCDRGAEFGTTTGRKRRCGWFDAVIGRYAVRINGLDCLAITKLDVLDELEEIKVCTAYEIDGERCEHFPTSARKFAQCRPIYKTLPGWQQSTSNCRSLDDLPRQALDYLKFLAELMEVPIAIVSLGASRDQTIIVEDPIHGPKRALLHADGSPASLLSA
- the rplY gene encoding 50S ribosomal protein L25; amino-acid sequence: MELTIDCKKRPEGSKPNALRRSGLIPANLYGHKGSESVSLVVDAKTVEQLLKKARVNKTEFELNVTDLDWRGTTVIREVQTHPAKGTPYHLSFFASSKG